From Plasmodium chabaudi chabaudi strain AS genome assembly, chromosome: 12, the proteins below share one genomic window:
- a CDS encoding SURF1 domain-containing protein, putative (term=annotation;date=20170418;qualifier=removed_product=conserved Plasmodium protein, unknown function;qualifier=added_product=surf1 domain-containing protein, putative;curatorName=ucb@sanger.ac.uk;~;query 1-197; ~;query 653-657; ~;query 198-217; ~;query 630-652; ~;query 218-629; ~tmhmm; query 1-658; ~pfam_scan;Pfam:PF02104.11; E()=8.5E-13;score=48.7;query 379-639;description=SURF1;~iprscan;InterPro:IPR002994 : Surfeit locus 1;Pfam:PF02104; score=2.2E-14;query 386-639;description=Surfeit locus 1/Shy1): MPFLNNIQNVRKFAFQLNNNIFLCKLKGYPIGVFYNTSSTFFNAYNLKKKYFNILKNKRNKKKLSLLSKYIKHGHDIKVRNIINLRKRKWGRPYKVPIDLLNEEIKCIEQKINERNVIKNDTRDISITQFKYPSQKLYKAKDEEINLIRKTEGQYYLPLECENSTIVRVINIKNKISSPILRCVRNSKFGLREKEKTFFFFYSSFICSFFFLMGVWQYKKVNKKKFLINYILGNINKPIIDINDSDFPWFHDYLMLKEKIEKLNDDLTLYEKENESKISNDITQAIMNVLEFWEKVKIFWEQEFNTTKRKNNNQNNNNDFISGVKNEDNKNKLYNTINDTDLLTIDFDNIKNIHDWIIRIRNENFFSRFIKRKIMKNSITEEELKKIVIEKYKYRKVQLTGVLDTSNNFYIGPKFHEHNRKKKYYYVICPLFLKDGKCILVNRGLIAQEILKENISERPKIVTIRGILDPGELYECSFKNFKKISNKNGYGNYFYYYDIENICKNANILNFEGSNYFIANVYDILVHEDYHNDIIKSCYSNKGNDNNIKDKDKRNELNDSLKELNNISIDDMDRETQERIKRLLKNNNIKTENKSAIKKAKPFKYEDHFIYKKKKEYFNFYADERTHFNYACQWFMFSIVFSTISIFKFIQFKRWVF; encoded by the coding sequence atgccaTTTTTAAACAATATCCAAAATGTAAGGAAATTCGCTTTTCAGCTAAATaacaacatttttttgtgtaaaCTAAAGGGGTATCCCATTGgtgtattttataatacgTCTTCAACCTTttttaatgcatataacttaaaaaaaaagtattttaatatactaaaaaataaaagaaataaaaaaaaattatcattactttcaaaatatataaaacatggACACGATATAAAAGtaagaaatataataaatttgagAAAGAGAAAATGGGGGCGTCCTTATAAGGTTCCTAtagatttattaaatgaagaaataaaatgtatagaacaaaaaattaatgaaagaaatgtaattaaaaatgatactagagatatatctataacacaatttaaatatccAAGTCAAAAACTTTATAAAGCAAAagatgaagaaataaatttaataagaAAAACTGAAGGgcaatattatttaccATTAGAATGTGAAAATAGTACTATTGTAAGagttattaatataaagaataaaatatcatcACCCATATTACGTTGTGTGCGTAATAGTAAATTTGGATTAagagaaaaagaaaaaacattttttttcttttattcatcctttatttgttcttttttttttttaatgggTGTGTggcaatataaaaaagttaataaaaagaaatttttaattaattatatattaggAAACATAAATAAGCCAATCATAGATATCAATGATTCTGATTTTCCATGGTTTCATGATTATTTGAtgttaaaagaaaaaattgaaaagtTAAATGACGATTTGacattatatgaaaaagaaaatgaatcaAAAATAAGTAATGATATAACCCAAGCGATTATGAATGTTTTGGAATTTTGGgaaaaagtgaaaatattttgggAGCAAGAATTTAATACgacaaaaagaaaaaataacaatcaaaacaataataatgattttaTTAGTGGTGTTAAAAATGaggataataaaaataaattatataatactatAAATGACACAGACCTATTAACTATtgattttgataatataaaaaatattcatgaTTGGATTATTCGAATAAGAAATGAAAACTTTTTTTCCagatttattaaaagaaaaataatgaaaaatagtataactGAAGAAGAgctgaaaaaaattgttatagaaaagtataaatatagaaaggTACAATTAACAGGAGTATTAGATACaagtaataatttttatataggCCCTAAATTTCATGAGCAtaacagaaaaaaaaaatattattatgttatttgcccattatttttaaaagatgGAAAATGCATATTAGTAAATCGAGGATTAATAGCACAAGAAATAttaaaggaaaatataagtGAACGTCCAAAAATCGTTACAATTAGAGGAATATTAGATCCAGGtgaattatatgaatgttcttttaaaaattttaaaaaaatttcaaacaaaaatggatatgggaattatttttattattatgatattgaaaatatttgtaaaaatgctaatatcttaaattttgaaggatctaattatttcattgcaaatgtatatgatatattagtCCACGAAGATTATCACAACGATATAATAAAGAGCTGCTATTCAAATAAAGGTAacgataataatattaaagatAAAGATAAAAGAAACGAATTAAATGATAGTTTAAAAGAATTGAATAATATTAGTATTGATGACATGGATAGAGAAACACAAGAAAGGATAAAGCgtcttttaaaaaacaataacaTTAAAACTGAAAATAAATCTGCTATAAAAAAGGCCAAACCTTTTAAATATGAGgatcattttatatataagaaaaaaaaagaatactTCAATTTTTATGCTGATGAAAGAACACATTTTAATTATGCATGCCAATGGTTTATGTTTTCAATTGTTTTTTCAACAATAtccatatttaaatttattcagTTTAAAAGGTGGGTATTTTAA
- a CDS encoding ribosomal protein S16, mitochondrial, putative (term=annotation;date=20170418;qualifier=removed_product=mitochondrial ribosomal protein S16 precursor, putative;qualifier=added_product=ribosomal protein s16, mitochondrial, putative;qualifier=added_GO:0005763;curatorName=ucb@sanger.ac.uk;~pfam_scan;Pfam:PF00886.15; E()=5.8E-11;score=42.1;query 25-99;description=Ribosomal_S16;~iprscan;InterPro:IPR023803 : Ribosomal protein S16 domain;Superfamily:SSF54565; score=6.02E-16;query 18-139;description=Ribosomal protein S16 domain superfamily;~iprscan;InterPro:IPR000307 : Ribosomal protein S16;Pfam:PF00886; score=8.7E-11;query 25-99;description=Ribosomal protein S16), whose amino-acid sequence MIRRLFLPYFSKDKGPPRIRCQINGVKRKRFFKIVVANQKDKKNGKHIEVLGTYVNKNNIKEKLNTYNITNPNNDCYYNNVENIKEIRLRFNRVKFWLAANCNFSDHMKYVLSLCKLIPQYPVKYSRRCSDKYYYKYNEIINKHKLIQAQKINNFLKTDLNIQYSNNFDDSSTQPKEKDDYIYTPEELVYLKKLAKNRNLDFEHTDKIRKIIR is encoded by the coding sequence ATGATAAGAAGATTGTTTTTACCATATTTCTCCAAAGATAAGGGTCCACCAAGAATCAGGTGTCAAATAAACGGtgttaaaagaaaaagatttttcaaaatcgTAGTAGCAAACCAAAAAGATaagaaaaatggaaaacaTATAGAAGTTTTAGGAAcatatgttaataaaaataatataaaagaaaaattgaatacatataatattactaACCCTAATAATGattgttattataataatgtagaaaatattaaagagATTAGACTGCGATTTAATAGAGTCAAATTTTGGCTAGCTGCAAATTGCAACTTTAGTGATCATAtgaaatatgttttaagCTTATGTAAATTAATACCACAATACCCTGTAAAATATAGCCGAAGATGTTCcgataaatattattataaatataatgaaattataaataaacataaactAATACAAGCACAAAAAATcaataactttttaaaaacagatctaaatattcaatattcaaataattttgatgatTCATCAACACAACCCAAAGAAAAAgatgattatatatatacacctGAAGAACTTGTAtatcttaaaaaattagcaaaaaatagaaaCTTAGATTTTGAGCATACAGATAAAATTCGAAAAATTATTAGGTAA
- a CDS encoding conserved Plasmodium protein, unknown function (query 392-392;GPI_cleavage_site_score=2.4940002) — MINVISYKFKKKPPNLKHDLEGNEAGWDEFIKYMESLKKSTTASFENGGYCSDVCIDNYTGYKNSLDENIDDIIKMREWNDNMEFCIHPICKDSSSDIDNCSIESDSVFNFDKYRVIENNIYSNNANTKRKKIRDKDNNYIDNENIDIKELMKKNKINIDGFNKRENKKMYANTHKHYLHMKKGMNNIISNDGNYLGDNKKGIRKSLMKLRENFVEKKKDISKSCLNDQSINNNTYDSENSDNLSYNENEKGMENVSQYDKKNWKYNKQGYITKRTNLNNDKSSLKHNSKNTSAYYNEETDKDFDSSDDSDISHDNKMNTHNRTLNNNNNNNYRAYSTMVNNGYNKNVRNKNNDKSKKGKKKKPKPNDKMEVDGSYAYNYAYINSNDESAQSSSREGINDTIMNLDEEAKNYNFSSFM, encoded by the exons ATGATTAATGTGATatcttataaatttaagaaaaaacCACCTAATTTGAAGCATGATTTAGA GGGGAATGAAGCAGGATGGGATGagtttattaaatatatggaaaGCTTAAAAAAATCTACTACTGCTTCGTTTGAGAATGGTGGATATTGCTCTGATGTATGCATCGACAATTATACAggttataaaaattcattgGACGAAAATATTGatgatattataaaaatgagaGAATGGAATGATAATATGGAATTTTGTATACATCCTATTTGTAAAGATTCGTCTTCCGATATTGATAATTGTTCCATAGAATCAGATAGtgtatttaattttgataaatatagagtaattgaaaataatatatactcCAATAATGCAAATACCAAGAGGAAAAAGATTAGAGATAAAgacaataattatatagataatgaaaatatcgatattaaagaattaatgaaaaaaaataaaataaatatcgaCGGGTTTAATAAGAGagagaataaaaaaatgtatgctAATACACACAAacattatttacatatgaaaaaaggtatgaataatataataagtaATGATGGCAATTATTTAggtgataataaaaagggtATACGTAAATCTTTAATGAAGTTACGTGAAAACTTTgtagaaaagaaaaaggatATATCTAAATCATGTTTAAATGATCAAAGTATAAACAACAATACGTATGATAGTGAAAATAGTGATAATTTATCCtacaatgaaaatgaaaagggAATGGAAAATGTTTCacaatatgataaaaaaaattggaaatataataaacaagggtatataacaaaacgaacaaatttaaataatgataaatctTCATTAAAGCACAATTCTAAGAATACATCGGCATATTATAATGAGGAAACTGATAAAGATTTTGATAGCAGTGACGACAGTGATATAAGCCATGACAATAAAATGAACACTCATAATAGGAcgttaaataataacaataacaataattatCGTGCTTATTCAACCATGGTTAATAATGGATATAATAAGAATGTAAGAAATAAGAACAAtgataaaagtaaaaaaggaaaaaagaaaaagccAAAaccaaatgataaaatggAAGTTGATGGATCTTATGCATATAACtatgcatacataaataGTAATGATGAGTCGGCACAATCTAGCTCAAGGGAAGGAATAAATGACACCATAATGAATTTGGATGAAGaagcaaaaaattataattttagcAGCTTTatgtaa